CGGCCCGGAACGGATGGGGTCCGGCCTTCTGATCGGGCGGCGCCGCCGGGTGCCGGCGGGCGCGCCCGGCTCACATGCCGAGAAGCTTCTTGATCCTCTTGGCGTCGGCCGGGGCCGTCTCCGTGGTGCCGGCGAGGCGACGGGTCAGCGTCGACGACTTGTGCTCCAAGTAGTGGCGGCGACCGGCGCGCTGGCGCATCACCTTGCCGGAACCAGTCACCTTGAAGCGCTTGCTGGTACCGCTGTGCGTCTTGTTCTTCGGCATGTCGCCGTGTCTCCTCGTCGTCTTGCTTTCCTGTGCCGCGGGGCGGCGTCCGGCTCAGGCGGACGCCTTGCCCTGCTGGCGCTCGGCCTTGCGGGCGGCCTGGGCCTCCCTGGCCTCTGCCATGGCCTCGGTCTTCTTCTTGTGCGGACCGAGAACCATGATCATGTTCCGCCCGTCCTGCTTCGGGTTGGACTCAACGAAGCCCAGGTCCTGGACATCCTCGGCGAGCCGCTGCAACAGCCGGTATCCCAGCTCCGGGCGGGACTGCTCACGACCGCGGAACATGATCGTGATCTTGACCTTGTCCCCCTGCTTGAGGAACCGGACGACGTGACCCTTCTTGGTGTCGTAGTCGTGCGGATCGATCTTCGGCCGGAGCTTCATCTCCTTGATGACCGTGTGCGCCTGGTTCTTGCGCGCCTCACGGGCCTTCATGGCCGACTCGTACTTGAACTTTCCGTAGTCCATGAGCTTGCACACCGGCGGGCGGGCGTTCGCCGCCACCTCGACCAGGTCCAGGTCGTACTCCTGGGCAAGCTCCAGGGCCTTGGCAAGCGGCACGATGCCGACCTGCTCGCCGCTGGGACCGACGAGTCGCACCTCGGGGACGCGAATCCGGTCGTTGATACGGGGCTCGGCGCTGATGGGGCCTCCTCGGTTGGCGCCGCACGGATGCCTGGCGGACAGCCGTGCCGGAATAGATCATGTGGACCGCCGCCGCGCGGCGTCGAAAAAACGCCCCGGGCAGCACGCGGGCGGGGCTCCACAGACCGGGAGCACCACCGCGGCTCATCGCGGGGCGCAGCCTGACCGAAGACCTGCCGGCCGCGAGGCCGATCAGGTGGGAGCGCGGAGCCTCCACTTGCGGGCCGGGCACATGGATGTCCGGCCGGTCACTTTCCATCGTACAACACCAGGACAAGGGGGGCGCGCGGGCGCGGGCCCCGAAACGGCGGGCCGCCGCGGGCCGCATAGGCTGGCCCGCATGAGCGACCCCAGCGAGCACGGCGACCGCGTCGGCGGCATGGCCCGCGACATCGCGGAGGTGCCGGCGGCCGAGCTGATCACCACGGTCGCGGTGCACCTGATGAGTTCGGCCGCGGTCAGCCTCGGCCTGGCGGAGGACGGCGAGCGGCACCGGGACCTGGACGAGGCCCGCAAGCTGATCACGGCGCTCGCCGGCCTGGTCACGGCCAGCGCGCCCGACCTCGGCCCCCAGCACGCCGCGCCCCTGCGGGACGGCCTGAAGTCGCTCCAGCTCGCCTTCCGCGAGGAGTCCGCGGTACCGGACGAGCCGGGCGCGGGCCCGGGCGAGGCGTTCACCGGTCCGCTTCCCCGCTAGCCTCCCCGCCCGGCCCGCGCCCCCGCCTGCCGGCCTTACGCTCGGTGAGCCACTCGTCCTCCTGCGGGTGGACGACCCGGTGCGCGATCACCCCGAGGGCCGCGCCGACCAGGGGCGCCAGGATGAACAGCCACAGCTGCACCAGCGCGTCCCCGCCCGCGAACAGCGCGGGCCCCAGGCTCCGCGCGGGGTTGAGGGAGGCGCCGGTCAGGGGAATGCCCACGAGGTGCACGACGCCGAGCGCCAGGCCGACGGGCAGCCCGTCGAGCCGTTCGAGCAGCAGGCCGCGGCTGACCGAGAGCCACACGAAGACGAGCAGGAACGCCAGCATCGCCTCCGCGACGAAGGCGCCGCCGGTCGAGAGGCCGACCGCCGACCTGTCGCCGTAGCCGTTGGTGCCGAACGCCTCGCTCGTCTCAAGTCCCGGCACCTGGTGGGCGACGAGGAAGAGCAGCGCGGCGCCGACGACGGCGCCCAGGAACTGCGCCGCCCAGTACAGGCCCGCGGTCCGCAGCCCCATCCGGCCCGACAGCAGCACGCCGAGCGTCACGGCCGGGTTGACGTGCGCGCCCGAGACCGGGCCGAGCGCCCAGACGAGGGCGACCAGGGTGAGCCCGAAGGCCAGGGCTATGCCCAGCGTGCCGATGTACTCGCCGGCCAGTACCGCGGAACCGACGGCGAAGAAGACGAGGACCAGCGTGCCGAGGAATTCCGCCGCGAGCGGTTGCGGTTCTGTCTCCGCGGACATGAGCGCCCTCCTGTGCCTGTCGTGCGTCCTGGTCGCAGTCTGGGCCCCGGCCGGGCGCCGGTGCATCCCGGCTCGCGCCATCCGGGTGGCGCGCGGCGCCTCAGCGCCGGTAGGTCGGCCCCCCGGGGACCTCGCTCCCCGGCGGCAGCAGGGCGATGCGCAGGCCGCGGACCAGGCGCGTGCGCAGCACCTCGTGCGCGGCCAGGGCGCGGGCGAGGCCGCCGACGGTCTCCTCCGCGGGCGCCCGCGCGTCGAGCACGAGGGCCAGAGTGCCGTCCGCGTCACCGCCGGGCACGAGGCGGGCGGCCACGACCGCCGGTTCCGCCGCGAGCACGTCGTGCACGGCGCGTTCGACGTCCGGGCCCACGGCGGGGCCGCCGTCGGCGGCCACCGTGCGCAGCGCGGGTCCCGCCAGGGTGTAGGTGACCGGGCCCGCGAGATCGAGCACGAGCGCTCCCGCGCCCTCCTGGACGGCCGCCGACAGGGCCTGCCGCACGGTGACGGCGACGGGGCGCGCGTCCTCGCGCCACCGGGCGAGGGAGTCCGTTGAGGTGAAGACCGGCAGGGCCCGCCTGCCGTCGGGGACCTCAAGGGTGAGCACGGCCATGTCGCTGCTCTTCTCCCTGCGCAGCCCGTCCGGGCCGGTCTCGGCCTCGCCGAGCACCGCGACCACGGGCACGAGCAGCCGGGCGCCGGCCAGCGCGGCCAGGACGGCCGGCTCGGCCGCCCGGTCGCGGGCGTATGCGGCGAGTGCCCGCCGCAGGGCCGGGTCGGCCGTTCCGTCGTCGTCGGCGAACGCCGGTCGCGGGATGTTCTTGAGCGCCACCCGACGAGGGTATGCGAGGGCCGCGCGCCGCGTGCGGGGGGCCCTCCCGGGGCGGTGGGCACCGTTACGCGTTCTTCATGCGACCGGCGCTGACTCGCAAGGGCGTGCGAGATAACGTGCCGTCATGAATCTGCCGCGGCGTTTCCGCCCTGCCCTGGTGGTGCACACGGCGCTCGCGACCACGCTGCTCGCCATCACCGTCGCCGGGGACGCGGGCCCGCCGCCGCGGGGTCCTGAGGACCTGCCGCGGCCGGTGGACGACGCCGCGCCGGGCGACGCGGTGCCGGACGCCGCCCTCCGGCCGGCGTCCCCAGGACCGGGCGGCACCTCGCGGAGCCTGCTGGCGCCGCGCTCCGGCCCCGACTTCGTGCTCGCCGAGGCCATGGGCCCGCTGCTCGCCGGCGGCCCGGCGCGGATCTCCGTCTCGGTGCAGCCGCTCGCGGGCGGGCGGGGCGCGTCGTTCGGCGACGAGCGGTTCGACACCGCGAGCATCGTCAAGGTCGACATCCTGGCGGCGCTGCTGCTCCAGGCGCAGGACGCGGGGCGCGCGTTGACCCCGGCGGAGCGGTCGCGGGCCGAGGTGATGATCCGGAACAGCGACAACGAGGCGACCGACGCGCTGTGGCTGTCCATAGGCGGCGCCGCGGGCCTCGACACGGCCAACCGGCGGCTCGGCCTGGCCGCCACCACCGGGGGCGCCGGGGGGCACTGGGGCCTCACCCAGACCACGAGCAAGGACCAGGTGGCGCTGCTGCGCGCGATATTCGGTGAGCGGTCCGCGCTCGCCCCGGCCTCGCGCGCCTACATCCGCGACCTGATGGGCGGCGTCGTGGACGGCCAGCGGTGGGGGGTCTCCGCGGCGGCCGACGGCGCGTTCGAGCTGAAGAACGGCTGGCTGCCGCGGACCGGCACCGAGCTGTGGGACATCAACAGCATCGGCCGGGTCACCGCGGGCGGCCGGGACTACCTGGTGGCCGTGGTGTCCGACGGGCACGCGACGCGCGAGGAGGGCATCGCGGCGGTCGAGGCGGCGGCGGAGGCCGCCGTGGCGTCGCTCACCGCGGCGGATGGCCCGGCCGCGCGGCCGGAGGTCTGAGCCCGCCCCGCCGGCGGGCGATCCGCCCGGTGAGCAGCGCGCCCGAGGCGCCGAGCAGCAGCACGCCGATGCCGCCGGAGACCGGCGCGAGCCAGGCCGTGCCGCCGGAGCCGGCGGCCTCCTCGCGCGGGCCGGGGCCGAAGTACTCGGCGCCGTGCGGGCCCGCGGCCGGTTCCAGGGGCCGGCCGGTGAGTCCGGCGGCGGCCTCGATCGCGGCGGCCGGGTCGACCGTTCCGCTGCCGATGGCGTCGTTGCGGCCCTCGCGCGGCGGGTCCTGCGCGGTGCTCGCGAGCAGGTCGCGCACCTGGGCCGGGGTCAGTTCCGGGTGGGCGGCGAGCAGCAGGGCGGCGGAGCCGGAGACGAACGCGGCGGCGGCGGACGTTCCCCAGCCGGTGTAGTACTCGCGGTCGGGGTCCGCGACGATCACGTCCTTGCCCGGCGCGCAGACGGTGGCGTACCAGCGGCGCGTGGAGAACTCCGCGGGGCGTCCGCCGCGGTCCACCGCGGCGACCGCGATGACGCCGGGGTAGCCGGCCGGGTAGGAGACGGGGTCGCCGCGTTCGCCGCCGTTGCCGGCCGAGGCGACGACGACCGCGCCCCGGGCGAGGGCGTAGCGGACGGCGGCGTCCTCGGCCGGGTCGGGGTGGGCGGACTCGCTGTCGTCGCCCAGGGAGAGGTTGATGACGTCGGCGCCCTGGTCGGCGGCCCACCTGATGCCGTCGGCGAGCGCGCCGGAACGCGCCTCCCGGGCCTCGTCCCGCTGCGGGTCGTCGTCTTCGAGCAGCACGCGGACGGGCAGCACGGTGGCCTCGGGGGCGACGCCGATGATGCCCGAGTCGCGGCCCGCGCCGTGGCCGCGGCCGGCGATGATGCCGGCCATGGCCGTGCCGTGCGCGGCCCACTCCGGGTCGCCGGGCTCGGCGCCCATGCCGACGAAGTCCGTGCCCCGGCGCACCGCGCCGGCCAGGTCGGGGTGGGTGGGGTCGACGCCGGTGTCGAGCACGGCGACGGTGACGCCGTGGCCCCGGGTCGTCTGCCAGGCGGCGGGCGCGTTGATGGCGTCCAGGGCCCACTGCTGCTGGTCGCGTATCGAGTCGGCGCGGGCCGCCGTCGCGGGCAGCGGCGCGACGGCCAGCACACAGGCCAGGGCCAGGGCGCCGCGCGCGCGGGACCCGCCGGTCACCGCGGCTCCTCCGCGTACCGTTCCGCGGTGGTCACGAGCCGCTCCTCGACGTGGCCGGTCAGGCCGCGGGCGTCGTGGCCGAGTCCTGCGAGGGCCGCGGTGCTGTCGTGGCCCTCCGCGGTGGCCGCGGCGGCGGGCTCGGGGGTGCCGTACACCCGGCCGTCGGCGAATCCCGAGACCCCCCAGGCGACGACGGGCAGTCCCGGCACGACGCCGATGGTCCAGCTGGCGCGCTGCCGGGGGCCGAAGTCCTCGGCGGCGGTGCCGGGGGCGGCGTAGGGCAGCGGCAGCAGGTCGGGGCGCGCGGCCAGTTCCTCGTCGGTGAGCCTGGCGTCGAGCGCCGCCATGGCGCCGGCGTCGGCCTCGGTGAACAGCAGGCCCACCGTGGTCACCGAGGTCTCCGTCTCGTCGGTGTAGGTGGCGCGCAGGAGCCGGTGGCAGCCGACGGCGGCGAGGACTTCGGAGAGCAGGGGATCGAACGCCTCGGCGCAGGTGCTGTCGGGGGCGACGGCGACGCGCACCCAGCGCCGGTCGGCGCCGCCGGGTCCCGCGCCCTCGCCGGTGATCTCGGGCGGGAACAGCTCGTCCACGGGCACCTCGCGCCACAGCCCGCGGCGCGCGTCGAACGCGACCTCCGCCGCCGTGCGGTCGTCCCCGCCCGCCAGCCAGGTGCCCGCCGCCGCGCCGCCGAGCAGCCCGGTGCCGAGCACGCCGAGCACGAGGGCGGCGGCCAGCCGGGACGAGGCGTGGGCGGTGGCGGCACGCAGCAGCGCGCCGGCCCGGCGGCGCGGGCGCGCCGCGGGCGGCGGCACGTGCGGGGGCACCGGTGGCGGCTCGCCGGCGGCCGGCGGGTGTCCCGGGGGCCGCGGCGCCGAACGGGGCGCCGCGGCGGGGCGGGGCGGGGCGACCGGGTGCGGGGGCGCGGCCGGGCGCGGGAAGCGCGCGGCTCTCGGGGGCGCGGGGCGCCGGGGCGGGACAGCCGGGGGCGTCAGGGGCGGCAGTGGTGAAGACCGCGGTCCCTGCTCGGTGCTCATCCCCACACTCCCCGGCCGCCCGGCTGCCCGCTGGTCACCTGTGCACGATCGACTCGGTCACTTTACGTGTGCCTGCTCAGACTTCGGTACCTGCCCCGGGCGCGGCGGCCCGCACGCCGAGGACGACGCGGTCGATGTCCTCGGGCGGCGGCGCCTCGTCCCCGATGTCGAAGCCGGCGCGGATGACGACGAGCCCGCCGCTGCCGTCGGGCGCGGGGAAGGCCGCGGACTCGACGTGGGCGGCGGTGCCCGAGGCCGTTTCGATGCGGGTGCGGACGCGGTATCCGTCCTGCCCGGCGAACGTGGCGGCCTCGGCGAGCACTTCCTCCCGCTCGGTGATGGCCCCGTAGGTGTCCTCGCCGTACGAGGCGCTCTCGGCCGCGCCGATGTCGGCCCGCACGTACTCCTCGGGCGGGACGTTCGCGGCCCCGGGTATGAAGCCCAGGCTCACGCCGGCGCGCAGGCAGGTGGCGGTCCCGCCGCCCGGGCAGGGGTGGGGGCCGATGCCGACGGCGGCGCCGCCGTCCTGCCCCATCTCCTCCCAGCCGTCGAGGAGCGGCAGGGCGACGCCCCCGGGCGCGGCCTCGGTGTGCGAGCCGCCCTCGCGGGCGTCGTCCCCCGACTCCTCGTCCCCCTCGGCGAGGGCGCCCACGCCCGCGGGCCGGCCGTCCCCGTCGCCCGGCAGGACCAGCGCCCCGGCCACGAGCGCGGCGGCGAGCGCGAGGCCGCCGACGACGATGCCGGCCCGCGGGCCCCGGCGGGCCGTGGCCCGCGGGGCGAACGGCGGCGGGGGCGGCGCGCCGGGCGTCCCGCCGGGCGGGAACGGCGCCGCGCCGGGCGGCGTGCTGCCCGGCGCGGTCGCGGGGACGGCGGGATTCGTCCCGGCCTCGCGGGTGTGATCGGTCCACGCGGAGCCGTCCCACCAGCGTTCCGGTGCGGGCCCCTGGCCGGTGTGGCTCGGGTCGGAGTACCACCCGGGCGGAGTCGTTGCGCTCACAGACGGAAACTTCTCACACCGGGGCCGTCCCGGCCACCTCCCCGTCGGCCAGGGGGTTCCGCCGGCGGGCGCGGGCGCGCGCCGGGTGCCCGGAATGCCACCGCCTGCGGGGAGTTGGGCCGCGGCGGGGCCGCCCCGGGCCGCACCGGGCAGCACCGGAGCCGTCGCGGGCGGACCGCGCGCCACCACGCGCGCGGGCGCGGGCGCCGGGTGCGCGCGTGGTGGCCATCGGCCCCGTCGCCTTCTACAGTCGGCTCACCGTCCGGCGGCCACGGCGCCGGAGGCGTCAGGCGAGGCGTCAGGCGGCTCCGGCCGACCGGAGCCGCCCGGCATACCGGCGGCCTGCGATGACCGAGGGGAGCGGGAGTGCGACCACCCTTGATCGGCGTCAGCACCTATCTGGAGGATTCTGTCCGCTGGGGGGTGTGGCACGACTCGGCGGCACTGCTGCCGGCCGGCTACCACCGGCTGGTGCGGCGCGCGGGCGGCCTCGCGGTCCTGCTGCCGCCGGACGAGGCGCCCGCGGCGGTGGCCGCGGTGACCCGGCTCGACGGGCTGGTGATCGCGGGCGGCCCCGACGTCGACCCGGCCTGCTACGGCGCGGCGCGCGATCCGCGCACCGGCCCGCCCGCGCCGGAGCGGGACCGCTGGGAGCTGGCCCTGATCGAGGCGGCGCTCGACCGGCGGCTGCCCCTGCTCGGGGTGTGCCGGGGCATGCAGTTGCTGAACGTGGCGCTCGGCGGCAGCCTGCGCCAGCACGTCGACGGCCACGCCGGGCCGCCCGGCGTCTTCACCGAGCACGAGGTGCGGCCCGTCGCCGGAACGTCGCTCGCCGCGGTGCTGCCCGGGCCGTTCGCCGTGACCGCCTACCACCACCAGGCGGTCGACGTGCTCGGCCACGGCCTGGTCGCGTCCGCCTTCGCGCCGGACGGCACGGTCGAGGCGGTCGAACTGCCCGTTCCCGGCGGCCTCGTGCTGGGCGTGCAGTGGCACCCGGAGGCGGGCGGCGGTCCGCACGACGTGGCGGTCATGCGGGCCCTGACCGGCGCCGCGACCGCCGGGGCGGCCCGCTCGCCCGGGGTGCCGGGGCCCGCCGGCCCGCCCGGCGGCTGAGCGCCGGCAGGGCGTCAGCGCGCGGCGGCGAGCGCCGCGCCCAGCACGGCGGGCGCCTCGGCCAGGGAGGGTCCGTACCAGGTGAGGTGCCGGCCGCTGACGAGGGCGGCGGGCAGTCCGGGGAACGCCTCGGGCCCGTCGTCGGCCGAGAAGGCGTACGGCTCGTCGGGCAGGACGACGAGGTCGGCGCGGCCCGGTGCGGTCAGTTCCGCGAGCGGGACGCGCGGATAGCGTTCGGCGTGGTCCGCGTACACGTTGCGCACGCCGAGCCGGCGCAGCACGTCGCCCGCGAAGGTGTCCCGGCCGAGCACCATCCACGGGCGCCGCCACACCGGCACCACGGCGGCCCGGTCGCGGTCGGCCGGGACCGCGGCCCGCCAGGCCGCCTCGGCCCGTTCAAGCCACGGCGGCCCGGGCAGGCCGCAGGCGGCGAGCACGCGGGTCAGCTCGGTGAACGCCTCGGGCAGCGAGCGCACCCGGGTGACCAGGACGTCGAGCCCCGCGGCCCTGAGCGCGTCCAGGTCGGGCCGCCGGTTCTCCTCCTCGTTGGCGAGCACGAGGCCGGGGCGCAGCGCGACGATCCGCGCCACGTCGGGGTTCTTAGTGCCGCCCACCCGGGCGACCTCAAGGTCCTCCGGGTGGGCGCACCAGTCGGTGGCCCCCGCGAGCAGCCCGGGCGCGGTCGCCGCGACCGCCTCGGTCAGCGACGGCACGAGGGAGACCACGCGCCCCGGGCCCGTGCCGCTCCCGTTCACCGGGCCGCGGGAGCCGGTTGCTCCTCCTCTTCCCGCTGCCGCTCCGCCATCACCTTGCCGCCGGGCAGCAGGCGGGCGAGCCAGTGCGAGCGCCCGGCCACGAGCGGTGCGACCACGGCGAGGATGAGCACGTATCCGGCGATGAACGGGGAGAGCC
Above is a genomic segment from Streptomyces marincola containing:
- a CDS encoding SseB family protein, whose translation is MALKNIPRPAFADDDGTADPALRRALAAYARDRAAEPAVLAALAGARLLVPVVAVLGEAETGPDGLRREKSSDMAVLTLEVPDGRRALPVFTSTDSLARWREDARPVAVTVRQALSAAVQEGAGALVLDLAGPVTYTLAGPALRTVAADGGPAVGPDVERAVHDVLAAEPAVVAARLVPGGDADGTLALVLDARAPAEETVGGLARALAAHEVLRTRLVRGLRIALLPPGSEVPGGPTYRR
- the mycP gene encoding type VII secretion-associated serine protease mycosin; the encoded protein is MTGGSRARGALALACVLAVAPLPATAARADSIRDQQQWALDAINAPAAWQTTRGHGVTVAVLDTGVDPTHPDLAGAVRRGTDFVGMGAEPGDPEWAAHGTAMAGIIAGRGHGAGRDSGIIGVAPEATVLPVRVLLEDDDPQRDEAREARSGALADGIRWAADQGADVINLSLGDDSESAHPDPAEDAAVRYALARGAVVVASAGNGGERGDPVSYPAGYPGVIAVAAVDRGGRPAEFSTRRWYATVCAPGKDVIVADPDREYYTGWGTSAAAAFVSGSAALLLAAHPELTPAQVRDLLASTAQDPPREGRNDAIGSGTVDPAAAIEAAAGLTGRPLEPAAGPHGAEYFGPGPREEAAGSGGTAWLAPVSGGIGVLLLGASGALLTGRIARRRGGLRPPAARPGHPPR
- the infC gene encoding translation initiation factor IF-3, coding for MSARHPCGANRGGPISAEPRINDRIRVPEVRLVGPSGEQVGIVPLAKALELAQEYDLDLVEVAANARPPVCKLMDYGKFKYESAMKAREARKNQAHTVIKEMKLRPKIDPHDYDTKKGHVVRFLKQGDKVKITIMFRGREQSRPELGYRLLQRLAEDVQDLGFVESNPKQDGRNMIMVLGPHKKKTEAMAEAREAQAARKAERQQGKASA
- a CDS encoding gamma-glutamyl-gamma-aminobutyrate hydrolase family protein; amino-acid sequence: MRPPLIGVSTYLEDSVRWGVWHDSAALLPAGYHRLVRRAGGLAVLLPPDEAPAAVAAVTRLDGLVIAGGPDVDPACYGAARDPRTGPPAPERDRWELALIEAALDRRLPLLGVCRGMQLLNVALGGSLRQHVDGHAGPPGVFTEHEVRPVAGTSLAAVLPGPFAVTAYHHQAVDVLGHGLVASAFAPDGTVEAVELPVPGGLVLGVQWHPEAGGGPHDVAVMRALTGAATAGAARSPGVPGPAGPPGG
- a CDS encoding helical backbone metal receptor; the encoded protein is MVSLVPSLTEAVAATAPGLLAGATDWCAHPEDLEVARVGGTKNPDVARIVALRPGLVLANEEENRRPDLDALRAAGLDVLVTRVRSLPEAFTELTRVLAACGLPGPPWLERAEAAWRAAVPADRDRAAVVPVWRRPWMVLGRDTFAGDVLRRLGVRNVYADHAERYPRVPLAELTAPGRADLVVLPDEPYAFSADDGPEAFPGLPAALVSGRHLTWYGPSLAEAPAVLGAALAAAR
- a CDS encoding DUF1844 domain-containing protein, translating into MSDPSEHGDRVGGMARDIAEVPAAELITTVAVHLMSSAAVSLGLAEDGERHRDLDEARKLITALAGLVTASAPDLGPQHAAPLRDGLKSLQLAFREESAVPDEPGAGPGEAFTGPLPR
- a CDS encoding DUF2510 domain-containing protein, translating into MSATTPPGWYSDPSHTGQGPAPERWWDGSAWTDHTREAGTNPAVPATAPGSTPPGAAPFPPGGTPGAPPPPPFAPRATARRGPRAGIVVGGLALAAALVAGALVLPGDGDGRPAGVGALAEGDEESGDDAREGGSHTEAAPGGVALPLLDGWEEMGQDGGAAVGIGPHPCPGGGTATCLRAGVSLGFIPGAANVPPEEYVRADIGAAESASYGEDTYGAITEREEVLAEAATFAGQDGYRVRTRIETASGTAAHVESAAFPAPDGSGGLVVIRAGFDIGDEAPPPEDIDRVVLGVRAAAPGAGTEV
- the rpmI gene encoding 50S ribosomal protein L35, translating into MPKNKTHSGTSKRFKVTGSGKVMRQRAGRRHYLEHKSSTLTRRLAGTTETAPADAKRIKKLLGM
- a CDS encoding serine hydrolase — encoded protein: MNLPRRFRPALVVHTALATTLLAITVAGDAGPPPRGPEDLPRPVDDAAPGDAVPDAALRPASPGPGGTSRSLLAPRSGPDFVLAEAMGPLLAGGPARISVSVQPLAGGRGASFGDERFDTASIVKVDILAALLLQAQDAGRALTPAERSRAEVMIRNSDNEATDALWLSIGGAAGLDTANRRLGLAATTGGAGGHWGLTQTTSKDQVALLRAIFGERSALAPASRAYIRDLMGGVVDGQRWGVSAAADGAFELKNGWLPRTGTELWDINSIGRVTAGGRDYLVAVVSDGHATREEGIAAVEAAAEAAVASLTAADGPAARPEV
- a CDS encoding MIP/aquaporin family protein — protein: MSAETEPQPLAAEFLGTLVLVFFAVGSAVLAGEYIGTLGIALAFGLTLVALVWALGPVSGAHVNPAVTLGVLLSGRMGLRTAGLYWAAQFLGAVVGAALLFLVAHQVPGLETSEAFGTNGYGDRSAVGLSTGGAFVAEAMLAFLLVFVWLSVSRGLLLERLDGLPVGLALGVVHLVGIPLTGASLNPARSLGPALFAGGDALVQLWLFILAPLVGAALGVIAHRVVHPQEDEWLTERKAGRRGRGPGGEASGEADR